A genomic window from Zalophus californianus isolate mZalCal1 chromosome 13, mZalCal1.pri.v2, whole genome shotgun sequence includes:
- the C13H9orf50 gene encoding uncharacterized protein C9orf50 homolog isoform X4: MPRRPPNPGTQQVAPKGLPRDGARGRKDPLLPRLPPPQLRGFPGGLRASEGGGAWWPGGSSHPELGLGVRSPSPRLPALPTLAQNPTRLRSLLLPPLLLAGAPREPAPRRTGPGEREDSCRGAATLRALLGKFLPAPSASQPKRSVSEHCHHSLRCPHDSFLPDLRGQSWYFQNSLKKILLHQIPALGTLRRDHSQFTLRKANHRPHGAQAPKLKAVLTHSSSGEGSGQCRRFCPFRVRFADETLRDTALRYWERSCAVRQGTIENGIAPRSMTSEGVFGSVGR; encoded by the exons ATGCCCCGGCGTCCCCCCAACCccgggacccaacaggtggcgcCCAAGGGGCTCCCCCGCGACGGCGCTCGCGGAAGGAAAGATCCGCTACTGCCCAGGctgcccccgccccagctccGCGGGTTCCCCGGCGGCTTGAGGGCCTCGGAGGGCGGCGGCGCGTGGTGGCCGGGCGGCTCCTCGCacccagagctggggctgggcgtCAGGAGCCCCTCGCCGCGCCTGCCCGCCCTGCCCACCCTGGCCCAGAACCCGACAAGGCTGAGATCGCTCCTGCTGCCGCCCCTGCTCCTGGCCGGTGCGCCCCGGGAACCCGCACCCCGGCGCACGGGGCCTGGAGAGCGCGAGGATTCCTGCCGGGGCGCGGCCACCCTGCGCGCCCTCCTAGGAAAGTTCCTCCCCG CACCCTCAGCATCACAACCAAAAAGGAGTGTGTCAGAGCACTGCCACCATTCCCTCCGGTGTCCCCACGATTCCTTCCTTCCAGACCTGCG GGGCCAGTCATGGTATTTCCAGAATAGTCTTAAGAAGATTTTGCTCCATCAGATACCTGCCCTGGGGACCCTGAGGAGAGATCACTCACAGTTCACCCTCAGGAAGGCCAACCA CAGGCCCCACGGTGCACAGGCCCCCAAGCTCAAGGCTGTGCTCACCCACAGCTCCTCGGGGGAAGGCTCAGGACAGTGCAGACGGTTTTGCCCCTTCCGAGTGCGATTCGCCGATGAGACCCTGCGGGACACGGCGCTCCGCTACTGGGAGCGCAGCTGTGCAG TCCGGCAGGGTACCATTGAGAATGGGATAGCTCCGCGGTCAATGACATCAGAAGGGGTGTTCGGGAGTGTCGGGAGATAG
- the C13H9orf50 gene encoding uncharacterized protein C9orf50 homolog isoform X2 — protein MPRRPPNPGTQQVAPKGLPRDGARGRKDPLLPRLPPPQLRGFPGGLRASEGGGAWWPGGSSHPELGLGVRSPSPRLPALPTLAQNPTRLRSLLLPPLLLAGAPREPAPRRTGPGEREDSCRGAATLRALLGKFLPGKCRELLQQLGAERAEPRPPTPSASQPKRSVSEHCHHSLRCPHDSFLPDLRGQSWYFQNSLKKILLHQIPALGTLRRDHSQFTLRKANQPHGAQAPKLKAVLTHSSSGEGSGQCRRFCPFRVRFADETLRDTALRYWERSCAVRQGTIENGIAPRSMTSEGVFGSVGR, from the exons ATGCCCCGGCGTCCCCCCAACCccgggacccaacaggtggcgcCCAAGGGGCTCCCCCGCGACGGCGCTCGCGGAAGGAAAGATCCGCTACTGCCCAGGctgcccccgccccagctccGCGGGTTCCCCGGCGGCTTGAGGGCCTCGGAGGGCGGCGGCGCGTGGTGGCCGGGCGGCTCCTCGCacccagagctggggctgggcgtCAGGAGCCCCTCGCCGCGCCTGCCCGCCCTGCCCACCCTGGCCCAGAACCCGACAAGGCTGAGATCGCTCCTGCTGCCGCCCCTGCTCCTGGCCGGTGCGCCCCGGGAACCCGCACCCCGGCGCACGGGGCCTGGAGAGCGCGAGGATTCCTGCCGGGGCGCGGCCACCCTGCGCGCCCTCCTAGGAAAGTTCCTCCCCGGCAAGTGCCGGGAGCTCCTGCAGCAGCTGGGGGCAGAGCGCGCCGAACCCCGGCCTCCGA CACCCTCAGCATCACAACCAAAAAGGAGTGTGTCAGAGCACTGCCACCATTCCCTCCGGTGTCCCCACGATTCCTTCCTTCCAGACCTGCG GGGCCAGTCATGGTATTTCCAGAATAGTCTTAAGAAGATTTTGCTCCATCAGATACCTGCCCTGGGGACCCTGAGGAGAGATCACTCACAGTTCACCCTCAGGAAGGCCAACCA GCCCCACGGTGCACAGGCCCCCAAGCTCAAGGCTGTGCTCACCCACAGCTCCTCGGGGGAAGGCTCAGGACAGTGCAGACGGTTTTGCCCCTTCCGAGTGCGATTCGCCGATGAGACCCTGCGGGACACGGCGCTCCGCTACTGGGAGCGCAGCTGTGCAG TCCGGCAGGGTACCATTGAGAATGGGATAGCTCCGCGGTCAATGACATCAGAAGGGGTGTTCGGGAGTGTCGGGAGATAG
- the C13H9orf50 gene encoding uncharacterized protein C9orf50 homolog isoform X1, producing the protein MPRRPPNPGTQQVAPKGLPRDGARGRKDPLLPRLPPPQLRGFPGGLRASEGGGAWWPGGSSHPELGLGVRSPSPRLPALPTLAQNPTRLRSLLLPPLLLAGAPREPAPRRTGPGEREDSCRGAATLRALLGKFLPGKCRELLQQLGAERAEPRPPTPSASQPKRSVSEHCHHSLRCPHDSFLPDLRGQSWYFQNSLKKILLHQIPALGTLRRDHSQFTLRKANHRPHGAQAPKLKAVLTHSSSGEGSGQCRRFCPFRVRFADETLRDTALRYWERSCAVRQGTIENGIAPRSMTSEGVFGSVGR; encoded by the exons ATGCCCCGGCGTCCCCCCAACCccgggacccaacaggtggcgcCCAAGGGGCTCCCCCGCGACGGCGCTCGCGGAAGGAAAGATCCGCTACTGCCCAGGctgcccccgccccagctccGCGGGTTCCCCGGCGGCTTGAGGGCCTCGGAGGGCGGCGGCGCGTGGTGGCCGGGCGGCTCCTCGCacccagagctggggctgggcgtCAGGAGCCCCTCGCCGCGCCTGCCCGCCCTGCCCACCCTGGCCCAGAACCCGACAAGGCTGAGATCGCTCCTGCTGCCGCCCCTGCTCCTGGCCGGTGCGCCCCGGGAACCCGCACCCCGGCGCACGGGGCCTGGAGAGCGCGAGGATTCCTGCCGGGGCGCGGCCACCCTGCGCGCCCTCCTAGGAAAGTTCCTCCCCGGCAAGTGCCGGGAGCTCCTGCAGCAGCTGGGGGCAGAGCGCGCCGAACCCCGGCCTCCGA CACCCTCAGCATCACAACCAAAAAGGAGTGTGTCAGAGCACTGCCACCATTCCCTCCGGTGTCCCCACGATTCCTTCCTTCCAGACCTGCG GGGCCAGTCATGGTATTTCCAGAATAGTCTTAAGAAGATTTTGCTCCATCAGATACCTGCCCTGGGGACCCTGAGGAGAGATCACTCACAGTTCACCCTCAGGAAGGCCAACCA CAGGCCCCACGGTGCACAGGCCCCCAAGCTCAAGGCTGTGCTCACCCACAGCTCCTCGGGGGAAGGCTCAGGACAGTGCAGACGGTTTTGCCCCTTCCGAGTGCGATTCGCCGATGAGACCCTGCGGGACACGGCGCTCCGCTACTGGGAGCGCAGCTGTGCAG TCCGGCAGGGTACCATTGAGAATGGGATAGCTCCGCGGTCAATGACATCAGAAGGGGTGTTCGGGAGTGTCGGGAGATAG
- the C13H9orf50 gene encoding uncharacterized protein C9orf50 homolog isoform X3 produces the protein MPRRPPNPGTQQVAPKGLPRDGARGRKDPLLPRLPPPQLRGFPGGLRASEGGGAWWPGGSSHPELGLGVRSPSPRLPALPTLAQNPTRLRSLLLPPLLLAGAPREPAPRRTGPGEREDSCRGAATLRALLGKFLPGKCRELLQQLGAERAEPRPPTPSASQPKRSVSEHCHHSLRCPHDSFLPDLRGQSWYFQNSLKKILLHQIPALGTLRRDHSQFTLRKANHRPHGAQAPKLKAVLTHSSSGEGSGQCRRFCPFRVRFADETLRDTALRYWERSCAGPSRSHRVTSLRMPP, from the exons ATGCCCCGGCGTCCCCCCAACCccgggacccaacaggtggcgcCCAAGGGGCTCCCCCGCGACGGCGCTCGCGGAAGGAAAGATCCGCTACTGCCCAGGctgcccccgccccagctccGCGGGTTCCCCGGCGGCTTGAGGGCCTCGGAGGGCGGCGGCGCGTGGTGGCCGGGCGGCTCCTCGCacccagagctggggctgggcgtCAGGAGCCCCTCGCCGCGCCTGCCCGCCCTGCCCACCCTGGCCCAGAACCCGACAAGGCTGAGATCGCTCCTGCTGCCGCCCCTGCTCCTGGCCGGTGCGCCCCGGGAACCCGCACCCCGGCGCACGGGGCCTGGAGAGCGCGAGGATTCCTGCCGGGGCGCGGCCACCCTGCGCGCCCTCCTAGGAAAGTTCCTCCCCGGCAAGTGCCGGGAGCTCCTGCAGCAGCTGGGGGCAGAGCGCGCCGAACCCCGGCCTCCGA CACCCTCAGCATCACAACCAAAAAGGAGTGTGTCAGAGCACTGCCACCATTCCCTCCGGTGTCCCCACGATTCCTTCCTTCCAGACCTGCG GGGCCAGTCATGGTATTTCCAGAATAGTCTTAAGAAGATTTTGCTCCATCAGATACCTGCCCTGGGGACCCTGAGGAGAGATCACTCACAGTTCACCCTCAGGAAGGCCAACCA CAGGCCCCACGGTGCACAGGCCCCCAAGCTCAAGGCTGTGCTCACCCACAGCTCCTCGGGGGAAGGCTCAGGACAGTGCAGACGGTTTTGCCCCTTCCGAGTGCGATTCGCCGATGAGACCCTGCGGGACACGGCGCTCCGCTACTGGGAGCGCAGCTGTGCAG GCCCATCCAGGAGCCACCGGGTCACCTCTCTGAGGATGCCTCCGTGA
- the C13H9orf50 gene encoding uncharacterized protein C9orf50 homolog isoform X5 gives MPRRPPNPGTQQVAPKGLPRDGARGRKDPLLPRLPPPQLRGFPGGLRASEGGGAWWPGGSSHPELGLGVRSPSPRLPALPTLAQNPTRLRSLLLPPLLLAGAPREPAPRRTGPGEREDSCRGAATLRALLAPSASQPKRSVSEHCHHSLRCPHDSFLPDLRGQSWYFQNSLKKILLHQIPALGTLRRDHSQFTLRKANHRPHGAQAPKLKAVLTHSSSGEGSGQCRRFCPFRVRFADETLRDTALRYWERSCAVRQGTIENGIAPRSMTSEGVFGSVGR, from the exons ATGCCCCGGCGTCCCCCCAACCccgggacccaacaggtggcgcCCAAGGGGCTCCCCCGCGACGGCGCTCGCGGAAGGAAAGATCCGCTACTGCCCAGGctgcccccgccccagctccGCGGGTTCCCCGGCGGCTTGAGGGCCTCGGAGGGCGGCGGCGCGTGGTGGCCGGGCGGCTCCTCGCacccagagctggggctgggcgtCAGGAGCCCCTCGCCGCGCCTGCCCGCCCTGCCCACCCTGGCCCAGAACCCGACAAGGCTGAGATCGCTCCTGCTGCCGCCCCTGCTCCTGGCCGGTGCGCCCCGGGAACCCGCACCCCGGCGCACGGGGCCTGGAGAGCGCGAGGATTCCTGCCGGGGCGCGGCCACCCTGCGCGCCCTCCTAG CACCCTCAGCATCACAACCAAAAAGGAGTGTGTCAGAGCACTGCCACCATTCCCTCCGGTGTCCCCACGATTCCTTCCTTCCAGACCTGCG GGGCCAGTCATGGTATTTCCAGAATAGTCTTAAGAAGATTTTGCTCCATCAGATACCTGCCCTGGGGACCCTGAGGAGAGATCACTCACAGTTCACCCTCAGGAAGGCCAACCA CAGGCCCCACGGTGCACAGGCCCCCAAGCTCAAGGCTGTGCTCACCCACAGCTCCTCGGGGGAAGGCTCAGGACAGTGCAGACGGTTTTGCCCCTTCCGAGTGCGATTCGCCGATGAGACCCTGCGGGACACGGCGCTCCGCTACTGGGAGCGCAGCTGTGCAG TCCGGCAGGGTACCATTGAGAATGGGATAGCTCCGCGGTCAATGACATCAGAAGGGGTGTTCGGGAGTGTCGGGAGATAG